A segment of the Polyodon spathula isolate WHYD16114869_AA chromosome 17, ASM1765450v1, whole genome shotgun sequence genome:
CAGAAAACGACAAAAgcatatttttgttcttttatttatcatataaattGTCCAGCAGGTAGCCGCGGGTAGAAGAGAACCCTAAATAAGCACAGTCTACTGGGTTCTTTTCTATATACACATGGTGGCTTTGCGTATttctttggtttgtgtttttttatggtgTTCAAAGTGGAAAGCGGTGAGGAGCCAGAAAGCTTGAATTAATTCTGTTTCAAACTACATAGCCCAGCTCCAGAGTGACAGAGAAACAAAggataaaaatgatccaaagaaACCAAACACTTTTACATAGTTTTAGCTAAGTGAAAATCTCCATGGTAACCGCTATTCTTATTTGTTTCCTCAGCCAGGGAGCATTAAATAAAGTGTttaggaacattaaaaaaaaatgaataaaacattcagACAGCCTCGTaaaaggtaaataataataataataataataattagtgggGCTCTCAGCCTTTTCCCAAACCCTCATTCTACACTGGCATTTTAACAAACTTCCATTCAAATATAACCAAGCATGCTCTACACTatacctagagagagagagagagagagagagagaggacagagagggacagagagagatagagacagagagacagagagagagcgagagagcgagagaggacagagagacagagacagagtgtgagagagcgagagactgTCACActgatatattctatatatactgtacacactaaGTGTTTGATGCAGCATCACATTAATCAACTGTAGATGACTTCTGTCCCTTCAGTTACCAGGCGTCATACGGCAGAGCTGTCTTCTGCAGATATTAAGCATGAGTATGATCGATGTCACCTTGAGTGATggctggtgactgtgtggaactgaatcccaggtaacacagtgctgtggggtgctggtgactgtgtggaactgaatcccaggtaacacagtgctgtggggtgctggtgactgtgtggaactgaatcccaggtaacacagtgctgtggggtgctggtgactgtgtggaactgaatcccaggtaacacagtgctgtggggtgctggtgactgtgtggaactgaatcccaggtaacacagtgctgtggggtgctggtgactgtgtggaactgaatcccaggtaacacagtgctgtggggtgctggtgactgtgtggaactgaatcccaggtaacacagtgctgtggggtgctggtgactgtgtggaactgaatcccaggtaacacagtgctgtggggtgctggtgactgtgtggaactgaatcccaggtaacacagtgctgtggggtgctggtgactgtgtggaactgaatcccaggtaacacagtgctgtggggtgctggtgactgtgtggaactgaatcccaggtaacacagtgctgtggggtgctgatgactgtgtggaactgaatcccaggtaacacagtgctgtggggtgctggtgactgtgtggaactgaatcccaggtaacacagtgctgtggggtgctggtgactgtgtggaactgaatcccaggtaacacagtgctgtggggtgctggtgactgtgtggaactgaatcccaggtaacacagtgctgtggggtgctggtgactgtgtggaactgaatcccaggtaacacagtgctgtggggtgctggtgactgtgtggaactgaatcccaggtaacacagtgctgtggggtgctggtgactgtgtggaactgaatcccaggtaacacagtgctgtggggtgctggtgactgtgtggaactgaatcccaggtaacacagtgctgtggggtgctACACAGCAGACAGGACTAgaatttttcttcttttgtttcttaCCAGCAGTGAAGGAATCTTGTCCAAAATCGTATATGGAAATACAGTGAAGGATTATTTTTAAAACGTTTAGCTGCCTGCCTTTagtattaaagtaattgtagctaacagaaTAATTGTATAGATCTATGATGTTtccagtgtgcagttttgaaataaacacataatatagcctttgtgtattttcaatttaaaacatgatttctgctgctgcttcatgttaaaggaagctctcagtttctgtGCCTTATTCTTGTGTCATCTGTTTgcacttgtacttcctgggtcatttcacttcagcaggGTCAAAGCACGCTGAAGACACGTTATTCAgtgggggaagcagctgattggctgttgacaggaaagaagacagtgaaggggtggagacaatttcactctccaggtgtcCCAGGAAGTACATCGAGTTGTCTTGACCTTAGTGTAGTACCGGATCCCATGTTTTGAAATGCAGAGACATGTCTGCTATAACGCGTGcttctttctaaactgcacacttgagacctgtACACtgaatagatgtgcatggcagagaaatgTAACGAAGCTGTGTTtgtcagctacaattactttaaagcaACTCCGGGCACTGTATCGCTGGCAACAGCTGTGTTTTGAGAAGGTACCCATACTGAAGCACGGAGGGTATTCTACACTCACAATCTGGCACAGAACTGAACACAGCATGTAGGTTTCACACCCCTATATCATCACAGCATTCCATAACAGCTAAAGCAGCAACAATCTTGGCTGGCATGCTGGATGTACTTGAAACTGCTGGTAATACTGCTGCAACATTGCTATTAAAAGAATAAATCCTGGCAAAAAGTAGTGTAGTAGTGTAAAACAGCCATAAAATGTGCAGATTTTTCAAGCAAGCGAAGGAACTTAGAGCTCAGTAATCTACCATTTCTACACTGCTAAAGCCATCCAAATGCACCTGGAATTACTGGAGAGAGGAAAAAATTAATCAAGCCACATAAACTGAACAAGGTCAGGAATAAAGGGCCGTAAAGGCTGGGTTTTGATTTTCTGAGTCTGATTTAAAAAGTGGCTGTGCTTTTCCCTTCCACACCTCTGACTGGAACAAAGAAAAACTCAAGAGCAGGCAGaaatgaaaccagaaagaaagttcaaactgaagagaaaaaaataacaataagtaATAACGAATAATAAAAGCAGGCTCTTTATGTGCAGTAAGAGCGCTGTGAGGAGAAAGATCAGAGGGCTGCCATTGACATGCTTGTGATATCCTGAACAAGTGAAGCGCTATAAAGATCATTATGTGAATGACATCGTGCTTCACAGTCTAAATGTTCACCAGCTCACAAAGCATTAAGAGCATTAGTGAAGCACTATGAAATTAAAAGGCAGTTCTGAAAAATGAATGAGTGTTGACAGTGCAGTGATCCCTGCTGCTAGTGTGAGTgcaccagactgcactgcacagtctCATAGCAATGAGCCCTGACCCAGTCACACAGTAGAGCATGCTGCTGCTAGTGTGAGTgcaccagactgcactgcacagtctCATAGCAATGAGCCCTGACCCAGTCACACAGTAGAGCATGCTGCTGCCAGTGTGAGTgcaccagactgcactgcacagtctCATAGCAATGAGCCCTGACCCAGTCACACAGTAGAGCATGCTGCTGCCAGTGTGAGTgcaccagactgcactgcacagtctCATAGCAATGAGCCCTGACCCAGTCACACAGTAGAGCATGCTGCTGCCAGTGTGAGTgcaccagactgcactgcacagtctCATAGCAATGAGCCCTGACCCAGTCACACAGTAGAGCATGCTGCTGCCAGTGTGAGTgcaccagactgcactgcacagtctCATAGCAATGAGCCCTGACCCAGTCACACAGTAGAGCATGCTGCTGCCAGTGTGAGTgcaccagactgcactgcacagtctCATAGCAATGAGCCCTGACCCAGTCACACAGTAGAGCATGCTGCTGCCAGTGTGAGTgcaccagactgcactgcacagtctCATAGCAATGAGCCCTGACCCAGTCACACAGTAGAGCATGCTGCTGCCAGTGTGAGTgcaccagactgcactgcacagtctCATAGCAATGAGCCCTGACCCAGTCACACAGTAGAGCATGCTGCTGCCAGTGTGAGTgcaccagactgcactgcacagtctCATAGCAATGAGCCCTGACCCAGTCACACAGTAGAGCATGCTGCTGCCAGTGTGAGTgcaccagactgcactgcacagtctCATAGCAATGAGCCCTGACCCAGTCACACAGTAGAGAGCATGCCACAAATACCACATACACTACTCCGATGAACCCGAATGGATGTTCCAAGCACAGTCCCAAGTCTGCAGGGGTAGAGAACCAGGTGAGGGTGCAGAACAGCCCGCATCATCATAATGTATTGCTACAGTGGTAGCCACAGCCAGCTCTTCACCGGTCACGCGACTGTGGCAGTGCGATAAGGCAAAACTGTCGCAGCAATTTGTTAGTCCTGCCACTGGGTggcaaaagaaagcagaaaatgcattaaacaaaacagcagggaaTACTGTGGACTTAAAGACGAAGCTTTAATGACAATCGTGCATTTTGTCAGAGAGCAGCAAAGCTGCACTGGGATTGGATTTCTGCTCTGTCGTCAACTGATTGCTCATGCTCCTTTAAACAGGAGGAGTTACAGTCATTGTACTCAAATCAATATAGCAGGctgtataaaaagtgcttacatgtatatataaaaaaagaatctcTAAACATACACCATGGGGTCAGCTCTGATGACAAAAACACTGAAGCACCTTTACATTTCTGCATATACACGGCATCTGATACACCGGCTCTCAGGGTCAGACATCCTAAATCAGGCTTTTCCCATTCCCTTGTCAGCACCGTGCAGTTCAGACTGTCTACTGCAACCCTGCCTGGGATGTTCCATTCAGGACAAGACAGGATGGCTGGCACTGCCACCACAGGGCTGGGTGCTTCGTAGTGCTAGCTGGCAGACTGCTGTGCACCACAAGGTTTGCATAATGTTGCATAAACACAGAGGGCATCTCTTGGCATGAATATTGTAGAAAGAAGCTTTTCACCTGCTGAAGGAAAACTGAACCCGCAGGGAAGCTGGAACTTGCCGTCTCATCTCATGTTATTCTTCACAAATGTATCTCTAACCTGGTATTTCAGTTGCTGGGAGTGGTTCATATTTTGTGCAAATGAGACGAAGCACCGGCACTGAGATTCGATTTAAATACAGCCAGGATTTatgacatcattaaaatataaagtttCATATTTTAATAGGCAGAAGACGAACAGGAACAAGCGGCCAAACTGTGTCCCCTCTGAGTGCAGCAGGGGCTTAGAGTCCTGGCTCTTGGTGATTTGACCCTAGCTGCAGTATCTGATATTACACTTCTGAAGAACAAATCGTTttccttatttttctttaatgtcGGCCTTTTTTCTTGATAATTTTGAGTCTGGGTGGTTTGAGTGTAGTTTTTGGTACAAATTTGAATTTCTGTTGCCTACCAGGATTCCCTGTGATAACTGGCAGTCTTTCTCCACCTGTATGCTAATTACTACAATGGGTTTTACCCAACTCACACCACctacaaaaatgacaaattagCACCACAAATACATACCCGCTGGGGCGCCATTTACTGGGTgtagtgtgtgtcagtgacaaTGAGAAAGTGCATCACCCTCCTCTTAATAGAAATGCCAGTGTGTCCACCTTGTGTTACACACTttaattacaatggtattatgcagTTATTATGTATTGCTTTACTTGATATAACCCTAACTATAAACCAAACCCTggttacatatatcatgcaaaacattttacatgtcaAGTACAGTGTAACTAGGcataaaaaacattgtaattatgtgtgagTACGAGTGTATTTACTATGTGCAGAGTATGGACATGAATTTAGCCTTTGCTACCCAATCTGCTAAGACTTGGTTTATcaattataaaagtttcccatagtaaaggcacagcacagtgtaataaaggaaaaacatgggagaactgcaaaaaatactgtggtaaacttttataagggagtctGTGCACAAATCTGTTGGTGTGCAGATATCAGATACAGCCCTAAACTAAATTAGCTGTCATCTGTACTGGGGCTGAAGGTGGAGTGAGACAAGATGCTGAATGAATTCACAGACCCTTTACAATAGTGGCCTGGACACTGAATCCCAATGACTTGGTGTATACTGCCTCTGTGTGGTTGGCACTGGTGCAGCAACGAAGCAACATGCAATACGGGAGACTTACTTTACCTttatttaatcacacacacacacacacacacacacacacacacacacacacacacacacacacacacacacacacacacacacacacactttggcaGAAGGAGCAAACAGCAAGCAGTAAATCAATTCAATTAAAGAGGTGACTGTTAACAGGGGTGAAGGTTAGACTGCTAATAATAAATAGGAAATTAGCCTACAAGGAACCCAGGCATCCACTGAGCTGTTACAATCTCTGATGGTATGATCTGCAGTAGGAGTCATTATTACAGGGATGAACAGCAGCCTCCCTCTCACCCACACCCAGCACGGCTTGCAGTTCTTCATTTCATGTTGACCGCTACTATAATGAAGAGGATTTTAATGAGCGCTTCCCTAAGTCGCAGTATTACGTTTTGATCCAAGCACTGACTAAGGGAAGCATGCCACAGCTACCCTATTTGCCTATTGCATGACTGCTTTGGCATGAATGGATATTGCCTAATTCACTGCACAGCGCCCTGGCTGATGAAGCTTGCTAATACCTTGCTGAGACTCACAGCTCGCCATTATGCAGGGATGAGCTCATTAAATGTAAACGTCTTCAACCGCAGTTTTTAAGTTTATCTGGAAATAATTGCCCTGACAGTAAGCGCAACGGACAGAAGCAAAGTGAAAGCTTCTTTATATTGTAAAACCAAGTCATGCATGGCCAGCAGTGGGAGGTGATAAGGCAAGTAAGTACTCCCTGCAATCAGAACACAATTACTGGCAGAAACAAAAACCCTGCACCTATCCTTGATGCTTACAGTCCTGGCAATTATTGCCCGACTTAGGTAAAACAGAGACTGAAAGTCAAATACATTGACATCCCACCATAGTGACGGGTCTATTATTACATTCTATAATAAGTGAAATGACAAGGAAAATGTCACGCAGCAAATAATTACAAAGCATTGTGGTATGAAACAGCTTGAAgaatatgaaggaaaaaaaatcagacaagttttattgcttttttcccccccatccATGACCGCTATACATTAATATTGATCGGCCTCTATTAAAAGGCAGTCCAATGGGGCATGCATTCCTGCAGTGGAAGACTCTTAATTCTGTTGTCATGACAGCAGGAAACTGGTATTCTAAACAAGTCCCAGTTTTCAATTTACAGAAAGCCCCAAGGGATCCTGGGTTGATTTACAGGCCTGAATATCTAGAGATGAACAGAAATGCCAGACATAGCTTTTGAGAAATACTGAAATTTAAAGGTAAACAAAATCACCTTTAATGGGAGTGAGTCTTCAATATCTTTAATGAAGAGTTTTGCGCTCAAAGTTCAAGACCTGAATTGGGATTAGAATTATTTattacaggacaaaaaaaaatggaacagctGCCATAATGCTGGCGACACAGCACTCCTGACTGTACGGCTGGCAGTGCAgaggcactcccctgactgtatggctgGCAGTGCAGAGGCACTCCCGACTGTACGGCTGGCAGTGCAgaggcactcccctgactgtacggCTGGCAGTGCAgaggcactcccctgactgtacggCTGGCAGTGCAgaggcactcccctgactgtacggCTGGCAGTGCAgaggcactcccctgactgtacggCTGGCAGTGCAgaggcactcccctgactgtacggCTGGCAGTGCAgaggcactcccctgactgtacggCTGGCAGTGCAGAGGCACTCTCCTGACTGTACGGCTGGCAGTGCAgaggcactcccctgactgtacggCTAGCATTGCACAGCAGCACGTGTGTATCTGCCCTCTCATTCACCTGGCTGACTAATTCATCTTTCCCTTGCTGATAACACATGAAAGATGCATCTCCCTGCTGACAGGCAGATAGAACTTGCTTGGCTGGCAGGTGCTCCTGTATGCGACACTGTATAAATGAATCACAGTATGGGCCAACGTTAAGACTTTGTTACAGTTGAACTGTTCTGAATGATCAAGAGGCAGTAATAATGTAGGAAACAGCCAGTATCCCTCCTGCACACTGTAAAAGCCTAGCACACTCATCACATCACCCTATtgactctaataataataataataactcaaacAACCAAAACCATCCAATACAcgcctttatttttcaaaaattccTGTTTTCACATTCTACAGaacaaaatgtataatgtattgtaTAGTTAGTCAACAGTAGCAGTTCTGCTTTAAATTCCTGAAGTGACCTGTCCATCTCATTGAAACAAGATCTTGATTTTTGTAGTTTGGATTCTGATACAAGACTTAAAATGCAGCTGCAGACAGAGAACAACTTAAACATTAGTAAGTAACAAAacgtttaaattaaatttaattgagCAAATGGCTTTAATGTGTCAACAGTGTGTTATAATAATGCTGGCACTCCAAGAGACAGCTGTGTTCAAAAGACCCCAATCTGTACAGTCCCATAAAACCCCTTCCTCTGACACACACTCCCTACCTCAGCTACCGGGCTGATATTAAACAAGCTGGGTTCACAATCCCTGGTTAGCAAAACACCTTGAACTAGCTAGTTACCTTAGGCAAGGTAATCCAAGCCTAGTGCCAATCGGGGGCTGTGAAACGCAAACCAGCCATGCAAACTTTGAGAATCAAAGGGGAGCCCTCTTCACCGCTCACTATGGGCTACTTCACAATGCACCATTATTTGCATTCTATCAGTTGGAGCCACTCGTGTCCAGTATTTACTGCTGAAACCCAGCTGGTTTCTCTTGGCTATTTTGTTGCCACTGCAAGTTTGCATTTAAGAATATATTTttgcaaacaataaaatattgGACATCGGGTAGGCATAAAATGGACTTCAGTATACTCTGATGTGAATTTAAATACTGAAGTTCAAACCCAAAGAATTGAAAGAGCTTCCTTGAACCTGTGGCCGacagttcaatttatttttcatgtgtcAGTGTTTGGCACAGCCAGGTAACCTCCTGAAATTAAACTGACAAAGTGATGACCGCCAGCCCTTGGAAGCAGTACAGATAACAGCCTAGCCTTTTCTTAACTACAGCCAGCAAGTTATGAGCACGTGTGGATGGCAACAGTGTCTAGAAGGAGCAGGGACGCTTGAAGCGCTCCTGCTCAGAGTTTGACAGAGAAGGAGGAGCCGCAGGAACAGCCCTGCTCAGCCTGCGGGTTGGCGACGATCTGGAAGGCAGAGCGGATCAATTCCTGGCTGAAATCCAGAGTCCCCCCTTTTATGAACTCCAGACTGTCCCGGTCAACGACGACTCCCACCCCGTCCTGCTCAAACACCCTGCGGGACACACAGCCAGGTGGAAACGTCTCATGTATGTGTAGATGcgttatatatgtatgtgtaaacTCGCAACATGATCAAAGCTAGCCACCGAACACTCAGAAACACATTCCCAGTGATAACATCAAAATGCAAAATGGATGAAAAGCTGATATCAACGTACCCAGCTTGTTTCTATAGAACCTGCTGTGCTCTGAACGTTTGTCATTGACAGCCTCAGTGTGAGAGGTACACTCTCAGTGAAGATACACAAGCACATCTGTTGCCAACAGGTTCCAATGGGGATGTGACTTACAATTATCAGTACTTTTAAATGAGAAATAAGCAGATGTGTTGGTcataaaattgtttatttctagtgTCGTTTTTCAGAAAAAGAAGTGGTGCAAATTATCTAAAAAGTGTCATCTTGTGTTAGGCGTCAGTCTTGCCTGACTGACTACAGAAGTCTGTAAAGCAAACAGTTGAATGAACCAGACTGATCTCTCCCAAGACTAAGCCCTGTACTGAGAGCGGGCCTGGCTTCAACAGTCAGAtccactcccctgctctctcAAATGGTTCTCATTGCTATGTGGGATGCAGTCTGTGGATGTATACATGTTAATACAATTCTAACAGTTAAAAGGTTCCAGTTTGTCAGTTAACCGCAGCACTGGGTTTTGTGTTACGATCCACTGAAAGGCCGCGTGATTACCTGTCATCTTCGTTTTTAATGGTGTCCACAGAATACTTATACTGAAACCCTGAGCAGCCTCCACCTTCCACCTGCACTCGGAGGAATTCTCCCGTGTCACATATTTCACGCAGCCTCTGCAAAACAAGCACACTGTGGAGAGCACGtttcaatgctaaaaaaaaaattgaatgtttcaatggaaaaaaatgtttcaatggaaaaaaaaaagtctatttataATTCCACTTTCCAAAAGGTGAACTCTGCCACTTTTTCAAATCATGACTTACACAAGTATTTGAAATTGTACACTCCAATATAATTTGCCCGTTTACCACATTCTGGCACAGTGTGTGAATGTCTGCTATCTTGACCATGTCAACAGCACACCAGCTATGCTGTACAGTTTCCAATAGACATGCTGTACAATCAGCTGATCTACTCCAGGACTAGCAAAAGAGTGCATTTATAAAACAGCCTGTTTTCAGCACAGCAGGGACGGCAATaggactcctactgcatagcagtgtcaccctcTTCCATCCCTGGGCACACTCTCCAATCAAATGTGCTGGACTTTACtgcatctacacacacacaccaaacagcCTCTCAACCTATTCAAATTACACGACATGGCAGACCAGCCCTTGCAAAGTTAGTGCAGCAAACAGTATTAaaacagggatgggaatgagatcctgttgcacagcagtgtcacccattccaggttttactacaattGAACAGCCGCAGTGTacagggaacaagctcaggtgtgtcttcttaaGCTCCTAGTAAAAGCAGGACTGGATGCCACTGCTATGCATAGGTTTTTAAACAGCAGTGCCTGTCGTTTCCTTTACCTTCACGCATGCCTTGCTGAGGTGTATCTGGTCTGGGCTGCACTCTTCTTGCAGGGTGGATGAGCTGCTCCACCGGACTATCCCAGAAGGTGCTGTCAATAAGCCATGCTTATAGGAACACAGAGTCCTGCTTAACAGGCACTGCTGCTGCGGACGGCAGAATCGCAGAGGCGAGATCCTAAACAGGAATAAAAACCTCAATAGTTACAACTTATATAGATATAGACATCGATAGACAGGTGGGCATGTCTTAATTCTAATGAACAGGGATGCCAATCAGATTAGCAGTGTCACACATTCCAGTTTATACCATCAGCTTGATTTGtgtaggcaacaagctcaggagAGTCTGACTAAattcatagtgaaaccaggaatggatcaaactgccttgcaatgggagtcttattcccatccctgatgAACTGGATCGAATCGAATTAATATATGCAATACAAGTCACCTGACATGGTCCTTATCGCAGTATTGCGACACCAGATTGGCTGTGCTGCTCAACGCTTTGTTGATTAAACGTCTTTGCTCTGTTATAATAATCAGCGAAGATGTTGGCGCTGATTGTAGGCTGAACCGAGACGCACACCGAGTTGTGAAATGCACACTGCAGTCCGGCACGCAAACAGGTGTATAGTAtcaattacacacacaaaacacgcGGACATGTTTGCGGAAGTGCGGATTCTCAAGGTTGCTGAGCTGCACAACAGTTACAGTGGAAATGTCACACAAAGCGCAAACGATTGGCAAACACTTGTCTAAAATGTAACCgtaaaaaaaccccacagaaaaCGATTCATGATTCTACCTGGCAAAACAGGCGACTGCAGCCTTCACCCCAACACCGACATCACTGGCAGCGATCCTAACACAACGCCCTGCCTCCGCCGGGTCACTGCAGATCAATGCGTGCGAGAGTGAGCCCCGCCAATGAAGCGCCTCTATCAGCGGGCTACAGGGAGCTCCCAGCCAATAGATCATCGAGGCAGGGACGAGGGCGCAATCCGATTGGTTAACAGCACTGACAGCGATCCTAACACAACGCCCTGCCTCCGCCGGGTCACTGCAGATCAATGCGTGCGAGAGTGAGCCCCGCCAATGAAGCGCCTCTATCAGCGGGCTACAGGGAGCTCCCAGCCAATAGATCATCGAGGCAGGGACGAGGGCGCAATCCGATTGGTTAACAGCACTGACAGCGATCCTAACACAACGCCCTGCCTCCGCCGGGTCACTGCAGATCAATGCGTGCGAGAGTGAGCCCCGCCAATGAAGCGCCTCTATCAGCGGGCTACAGGGAGCTCCCAGCCAATAGATCATCGAGGCAGGGACGAGGGCGCAATCCGATTGGTTAACAGCACTGACAGCGATCCTAACACAACGCCCTGCCTCCGCCGGGTCACTGCAGATCAATGCGTGCGAGAGTGAGCCCCGCCAATGAAGCGCCTCTATCAGCGGGCTACAGGGAGCTCCCAGCCAATAGATCATCGAGGCAGGGACGAGGGCGCAATCCGATTGGTTAACAGCACTGACAGCGATCCTAACACAACGCCCTGCCTCCGCCGGGTCACTGCAGATCAATGCGTGCGAGAGTGAGCCCCGCCAATGAAGCGCCTCTATCAGCGGGCTACAGGGAGCTCCCAGCCAATAGATCATCGAGGCAGGGACGAGGGCGCAATCCGATTGGTTAACAGCACTGACAGCGATCCTAACACAACGCCCTGCCTCCGCCGGGTCACTGCAGATCAATGCGTGCGAGAGTGAGCCCCGCCAATGAAGCGCCTCTATCAGCGGGCTACAGGGAGCTCCCAGCCAATAGATCATCGAGGCAGGGACGAGGGCGCAATCCGATTGGTTAACAGCACTGACAGCGATCCTAACACAACGCCCTGCCTCCGCCGGGTCACTGCAGATCAATGCGTGCGAGAGTGAGCCCCGCCAATGAAGCGCCTCTATCAGCGGGCTACAGGGAGCTCCCAGCCAATAGATCATCGAGGCAGGGACGAGGGCGCAATCCGATTGGTTAACAGCACTGACAGCGATCCTAACACAACGCCCTGCCTCCGCCGGGTCACTGCAGATCAATGCGTGCGAGAGTGAGCCCCGCCAATGAAGCGCCTCTATCAGCGGGCTACAGGGAGCTCCCAGCCAATAGATCATCGAGGCAGGGACGAGGGCGCAATCCGATTGGTTAACAGCACTGACAGCGATCCTAACACAACGCCCTGCCTCCGCCGGGTCACTGCAGATCAATGCGTGCGAGAGTGAGCC
Coding sequences within it:
- the LOC121330145 gene encoding uncharacterized protein LOC121330145 isoform X3 encodes the protein MIYWLGAPCSPLIEALHWRGSLSHALICSDPAEAGRCVRIAVSAVNQSDCALVPASMIYWLGAPCSPLIEALHWRGSLSHALICSDPAEAGRCVRIAVSAVNQSDCALVPASMIYWLGAPCSPLIEALHWRGSLSHALICSDPAEAGRCVRIAVSAVNQSDCALVPASMIYWLGAPCSPLIEALHWRGSLSHALICSDPAEAGRCVRIAVSAVNQSDCALVPASMIYWLGAPCSPLIEALHWRGSLSHALICSDPAEAGRCVRIAVSAVNQSDCALVPASMIYWLGAPCSPLIEALHWRGSLSHALICSDPAEAGRCVRIAVSAVNQSDCALVPASMIYWLGAPCSPLIEALHWRGSLSHALICSDPAEAGRCVRIAVSAVNQSDCALVPASMIYWLGAPCSPLIEALHWRGSLSHALICSDPAEAGRCVRIAVSAVNQSDCALVPASMIYWLGAPCSPLIEALHWRGSLSHALICSDPAEAGRCVRIAVSAVNQSDCALVPASMIYWLGAPCSPLIEALHWRGSLSHALICSDPAEAGRCVRIAVSAVNQSDCALVPASMIYWLGAPCSPLIEALHWRGSLSHALICSDPAEAGRCVRIAVSAVNQSDCALVPASMIYWLGAPCSPLIEALHWRGSLSHALICSDPAEAGRCVRIAVSAVNQSDCALVPASMIYWLGAPCSPLIEALHWRGSLSHALICSDPAEAGRCVRIAVSAVNQSDCALVPASMIYWLGAPCSPLIEALHWRGSLSHALICSDPAEAGRCVRIAASDVGVGVKAAVACFARISPLRFCRPQQQCLLSRTLCSYKHGLLTAPSGIVRWSSSSTLQEECSPDQIHLSKACVKCACFAEAA